The Streptomyces rimosus genomic interval CGGGCGGCGGCCCGCGCACCCCGCGCGAGCCGCCGCCCTTCCGGTGCACCGCCGCGCCAGGAGCCCCCGCCGGGCTCCGCAGACCGGAGAAACCATGAATTCAGCACCTTCCATATCCAGCGCCCCACCACCGTCAGCGCCGCCCGCCTCCTCGGTGTCCGGCAAGGCGGTACGCCCCGGAGACCGGATCTTCCTCGGCCTCTCCCGCGGCTCCGGCATCGCCCTCCTGGTGATCATGGCCGCCATCGCGGCCTTCCTCACCGTCCGCTCGGTGATCGCCATCTCCGGTGACCACGCGAACTTCCTCACCTACTTCGAGTGGAACACCTCGGGCCCCGAGCCGAAGTTCGGCATCGCGGTCCTCGCCTTCGGCACCGTCGTCAGCTCGGTGATCGCGATGTTCATCGCGGTCCCGGTCGCGGTCGGCATCGCGCTGTTCATCTCGCACTACGCGCCGCGCAGGCTGGCCTCCCCGCTCGGGTACGTCATCGACCTGCTCGCCGCCGTCCCCAGCATCATCTACGGCCTGTGGGGCGCCCTCTTCCTCGTCCCGCACCTGACCGGCCTCTTCAGCTGGCTGGACGACTACTTCGGCTGGACCGGGATCTTCTCCTACGCCGACGGGGCCCCCCGCGCGCTGTTCACCGTCGGCATCCTGCTCGCGATCATGATCCTGCCGATCGTGACCAGCGTCAGCCGCGAGGTCTTCCTCCAGGCGCCGAAGATGCACGAGGAGGCGGCGCTCGCGCTCGGCGCGACCCGCTGGGAGGTCATCCGCATGTCGGTGCTGCCGTTCGGCCGCTCCGGCGTCATCAGCGCCTCGATGCTGGGCCTGGGCCGCGCGCTCGGCGAGACGATGGCCGTGGCCACCGTGCTGTCCCCCAGCTTCCTGATCAACGTCAGCCTGCTGAACCCGGGCGGCGGCACCTTCGCGCAGAACATCGCCAGCAAGTTCAGCGAGGCCGACGAGTTCGGGCAGGACGCCCTGATCGCCTCCGGCCTCGTCCTCTTCGTCATCACGCTGCTCGTCAACGGCGCGGCCCGCATGATCATCGCGCGCCGCAAGGAGTACTCGGGGGCCAACGCATGAGCAACACGGTCACCCCGCCCCGGCCCGTCGCCGACAGCGCCCCGCTCCCGGTCTCGCTCAAGCAGCCCCGGCTGCCCCGCTGGGCCCCGGCCGCCCTCGCCCTGGCCGCGGTCGTGGTGGGCTGCGGCATCGGCCTGGCCGCCGGCCTGGAGAGCCGCATCCAGTGGGGCCTGATCGCCGCCCTGCTGTTCATCCTCGGTACGTACGCGCTCGCCACCGCCGTCGAAGGCACCCGGCAGGCCAAGGACCGCCTCGCCACCAGCCTGGTCTGGATCTGCTTCGTCCTGGCCGTGGTCCCGCTGGCCTCCCTCATCTGGGAGACGATCGCGCGCGGCCTCAAGGTCCTCGACGGCTACTTCCTCAGCCACTCGATGGGCACCCTGCCCGACGCGCTGCCCGGCGGCGGCATCTACCACGCGATCATCGGCACCCTGCAGCAGGTCGGCCTCGCCGCCCTGATCGCCGCGCCGATCGGCCTGCTCACCGCCATCTACCTGGTCGAGTACGGCCGCGGGAAGCTCGCCAAGGCCGTCACCTTCTTCGTCGACGTGATGACCGGCATCCCCTCGATCGTCGCCGGCCTGTTCATCCTCTCGGTGTGGATCCTGATCCTCGGCTTCGGCCCGTCCGGCTTCGCCGGCGCGATGGCCCTGGCGATCCTGATGATGCCGGTGGTCGTGCGCTCCACCGAGGAGATGCTCAAGCTGGTGCCCAACGAGCTGCGCGAGGCGTCGCTGGCCCTCGGCGTACCGAAGTGGCGCACCATCCTCAAGGTGGTCCTGCCGACCTCGATCGGCGGCATCACCACCGGTCTGATGCTGGCCGTCGCCCGTATCACCGGCGAGACCGCGCCCGTCCTGCTGCTCGTCTGGGGCGCGAAGACGATCAACAACAACCCCTTCGAAGGCGCCCAGCAGTCGCTGCCGCTGTATGTGTTCCAGCAGTGGCAGCAGGGCTCCGATGCCTCCTACGACCGCGCCTGGGCCGCGGCCCTGGTGCTCATCGCCTTCGTCATGATCCTCAACCTGGTGGCCCGCGGCATCGCCCGCTGGAAGGCCCCCAAGACCGGCCGCTGACCTCCTCCCCCAGCTCCACGAAAGAAGCAGTGATCTCCATGGCCAAGCGAATCGACGTCAGCGGCCTCTCCGCCTACTACGGCAGCCACAAGGCCATCGACGACATCTCCATGACCGTCGAGCCCCGCTCGGTGACCGCCTTCATC includes:
- the pstC gene encoding phosphate ABC transporter permease subunit PstC, with the protein product MNSAPSISSAPPPSAPPASSVSGKAVRPGDRIFLGLSRGSGIALLVIMAAIAAFLTVRSVIAISGDHANFLTYFEWNTSGPEPKFGIAVLAFGTVVSSVIAMFIAVPVAVGIALFISHYAPRRLASPLGYVIDLLAAVPSIIYGLWGALFLVPHLTGLFSWLDDYFGWTGIFSYADGAPRALFTVGILLAIMILPIVTSVSREVFLQAPKMHEEAALALGATRWEVIRMSVLPFGRSGVISASMLGLGRALGETMAVATVLSPSFLINVSLLNPGGGTFAQNIASKFSEADEFGQDALIASGLVLFVITLLVNGAARMIIARRKEYSGANA
- the pstA gene encoding phosphate ABC transporter permease PstA; this translates as MSNTVTPPRPVADSAPLPVSLKQPRLPRWAPAALALAAVVVGCGIGLAAGLESRIQWGLIAALLFILGTYALATAVEGTRQAKDRLATSLVWICFVLAVVPLASLIWETIARGLKVLDGYFLSHSMGTLPDALPGGGIYHAIIGTLQQVGLAALIAAPIGLLTAIYLVEYGRGKLAKAVTFFVDVMTGIPSIVAGLFILSVWILILGFGPSGFAGAMALAILMMPVVVRSTEEMLKLVPNELREASLALGVPKWRTILKVVLPTSIGGITTGLMLAVARITGETAPVLLLVWGAKTINNNPFEGAQQSLPLYVFQQWQQGSDASYDRAWAAALVLIAFVMILNLVARGIARWKAPKTGR